The following coding sequences lie in one Aquabacterium olei genomic window:
- a CDS encoding phage holin family protein encodes MSTTGTSPDSAAAGVPPPGHPPGSGALPGSSDEPPATLPIGALLNALAQEVSHGLQERLHLIVLEARQVGLRATQMILLAVLAALMACSAWATVLVAIYMACTTHGVSWPVALLIVLFVNVAAAAAAVRVAYRLNSQLGFPATLRMLTHIGHSHPGPEAAAERPGVTPPTPYPVNPTAPRASPPA; translated from the coding sequence ATGAGCACAACCGGCACATCGCCCGACAGTGCGGCGGCCGGTGTGCCGCCGCCTGGGCATCCCCCGGGCTCGGGCGCGCTTCCTGGCTCATCCGATGAGCCACCAGCGACCCTTCCGATCGGCGCCCTGCTGAACGCACTGGCGCAGGAGGTGTCCCACGGTCTGCAGGAACGCCTGCACCTGATCGTGCTGGAGGCCCGGCAGGTGGGCCTGCGCGCCACGCAGATGATTCTGCTCGCCGTGCTGGCCGCATTGATGGCCTGCAGCGCCTGGGCCACCGTGCTGGTGGCGATCTACATGGCCTGCACGACGCATGGCGTCTCGTGGCCGGTGGCGCTGCTCATCGTGCTGTTCGTCAATGTGGCGGCGGCAGCCGCAGCGGTCCGTGTCGCCTACCGGCTCAACAGCCAGCTGGGATTCCCCGCCACATTGAGGATGCTGACGCACATCGGGCACAGCCATCCCGGCCCCGAGGCCGCGGCCGAACGCCCTGGCGTGACGCCGCCCACGCCCTACCCGGTCAACCCCACCGCGCCGCGGGCCTCACCGCCCGCCTGA
- a CDS encoding SDR family oxidoreductase translates to MCPADDPSNTLPPQHQDTQPGRQGDMQPPPEAEAERYRGNARLAGKVAIVTGGDSGIGRAVAACFAKEGAHVAVLYLEEDEDAEATRALVEEAGVQCLTFAGDLGDPAVVAGAVEAVLQRFGSIDILVNNAAEQHPVKDFTELPLSQVERTFRTNVFAMFELTRTVLPHMKEGSCIINTTSVTAYRGSPGLVDYASTKGAIVGFTRSLALQLADKGIRVNAVAPGPVWTPLIPSTFTAEEVSHFGSKVPMKRPGQPDEIAPCYVFLASQDASYMSGQVLHPNGGEVVNG, encoded by the coding sequence ATGTGTCCCGCAGATGACCCGTCGAACACCCTGCCCCCGCAACACCAGGACACCCAGCCTGGCCGGCAGGGCGACATGCAACCGCCCCCCGAGGCCGAAGCCGAACGCTACCGAGGCAATGCCCGGCTGGCCGGCAAGGTCGCGATCGTCACCGGTGGGGACAGCGGCATCGGCCGCGCCGTGGCGGCCTGCTTCGCCAAGGAAGGCGCCCACGTGGCGGTGCTCTACCTTGAAGAAGACGAAGACGCCGAAGCAACCCGTGCGCTGGTCGAAGAGGCCGGCGTGCAGTGCCTGACGTTTGCGGGCGACCTGGGTGACCCCGCCGTCGTGGCCGGAGCCGTGGAGGCCGTGCTGCAGCGATTCGGCAGCATCGACATCCTGGTCAACAACGCCGCCGAACAGCACCCGGTCAAGGACTTCACCGAACTGCCGCTGTCGCAGGTGGAGCGCACCTTCCGCACCAACGTGTTCGCGATGTTCGAGCTGACCCGCACGGTCCTGCCCCACATGAAGGAGGGCAGCTGCATCATCAACACCACCTCGGTCACGGCCTACCGCGGCAGCCCGGGCCTCGTGGACTACGCGTCCACCAAGGGCGCCATCGTGGGCTTCACGCGCTCGCTGGCGCTGCAGCTGGCCGACAAGGGCATCCGCGTGAACGCGGTGGCACCCGGTCCGGTGTGGACGCCCCTGATCCCGTCGACCTTCACCGCCGAAGAGGTCTCGCACTTCGGCAGCAAGGTGCCCATGAAGCGTCCGGGCCAGCCGGACGAGATCGCGCCCTGCTACGTGTTCCTGGCCAGCCAGGACGCCAGCTACATGAGTGGACAGGTGCTGCACCCGAACGGCGGCGAGGTCGTCAACGGCTGA
- a CDS encoding FxDxF family PEP-CTERM protein produces the protein MQIKHLAVILGTALAAHAAVAADIDWGAHGTLELVAQTVDPGAFSDTIFFTLPKDTGLAATAVSNNLLSVLGIADGTLSLYFDKPGPDTLIGSFGFDGTTGSSSLSFAPTLAGDYYYQVTGTATGSSGGFYSLSSTTLPVPEPRTWSLALSGLMAAGLVARRRRNS, from the coding sequence ATGCAGATCAAGCACCTTGCCGTCATTCTGGGCACCGCACTGGCCGCCCACGCAGCTGTTGCGGCGGACATCGACTGGGGCGCCCACGGGACGCTCGAACTCGTGGCCCAGACCGTCGATCCCGGAGCCTTCTCCGACACCATCTTCTTCACCCTGCCCAAGGACACCGGGCTGGCAGCCACGGCGGTGTCCAACAACCTGCTGTCCGTGCTCGGCATCGCCGACGGCACGCTGAGCCTGTACTTCGACAAGCCGGGCCCCGACACCCTGATCGGCAGCTTCGGCTTTGACGGCACGACGGGCAGCTCTTCGCTGAGCTTTGCACCGACCCTGGCAGGCGACTACTACTACCAGGTGACCGGGACGGCCACGGGTTCGTCGGGTGGTTTCTACTCGCTGAGCTCGACCACGCTGCCGGTGCCCGAGCCCCGCACCTGGTCGCTGGCCCTGAGCGGCCTGATGGCAGCCGGTCTGGTCGCCCGCCGTCGTCGCAACAGCTGA
- a CDS encoding sigma-54-dependent transcriptional regulator, protein MPHALVVDDEADAAEMMAAMIATEGFTVATAGSLRDARRQLALQEPDIVLLDLMLPDGSGMQLFEDAKALANTEVVLITGHASLDTSIQALRMGAADYLVKPVNMKQLTGILSRLIKPATLQAEASTLLDGLEREGHFGQLWGRSPPMRKIYEQILRVSGTAVTVFITGESGCGKEVVASTVHDLSRRRNRPFLAVNCGAISPHLIESEIFGHEKGSFTGADRQHQGFFERASGGTLFLDEITEMPLDLQVKLLRVLETGTFMRVGSTQSIDTDVRIIAATNRSPDQAVRSGKLREDLLYRLNVFPIHLPPLRDRAEDVPLIAEHFLEEISRREGQPKRWSPQALARMQGYRWPGNVRELRNIVQRAYVMAPESVIVDDCLPTAEAPLPVMSGAPVLQIRVGTPLAEVERQVTLSTLEYLGRHKERTAATLGVSLKTLYNRLKEYATVPLKDSETDDQDHSATTSP, encoded by the coding sequence ATGCCCCATGCACTCGTGGTGGACGACGAGGCTGACGCCGCCGAAATGATGGCGGCCATGATCGCCACAGAAGGCTTCACCGTGGCCACAGCGGGCTCGTTGCGAGACGCACGTCGGCAGCTGGCCCTGCAGGAGCCGGACATCGTCCTGCTCGACCTGATGCTTCCCGACGGCAGCGGCATGCAGTTGTTCGAAGACGCCAAGGCCCTCGCCAACACCGAGGTGGTGCTGATCACCGGCCATGCCAGTCTCGACACGTCGATCCAGGCGCTGCGCATGGGCGCGGCCGACTACCTGGTCAAGCCGGTGAACATGAAGCAGCTCACGGGCATCCTGTCGCGGCTCATCAAGCCCGCCACGCTGCAGGCCGAGGCCTCGACGCTGCTGGATGGGCTCGAGCGGGAAGGCCACTTCGGCCAGCTGTGGGGGCGCTCGCCGCCCATGCGCAAGATCTACGAGCAGATCCTGCGGGTGTCCGGCACGGCGGTCACGGTGTTCATCACGGGCGAGAGCGGCTGTGGCAAGGAGGTGGTGGCCAGCACGGTGCACGACCTGAGCCGCCGTCGCAACCGGCCCTTCCTGGCGGTGAACTGCGGGGCGATCTCGCCGCACCTCATCGAAAGCGAGATCTTCGGCCACGAGAAGGGCAGCTTCACGGGCGCGGACCGGCAGCATCAGGGCTTCTTCGAGCGGGCGAGTGGCGGCACGCTGTTCCTCGACGAAATCACGGAGATGCCGCTGGATCTGCAGGTGAAGCTGCTGCGCGTGCTGGAGACCGGCACATTCATGCGCGTGGGCTCGACCCAGTCGATCGACACCGATGTGCGCATCATTGCGGCCACCAACCGGTCGCCGGACCAGGCCGTGCGCAGCGGCAAGCTGCGCGAAGACCTGTTGTATCGCCTGAACGTGTTCCCGATTCACCTGCCGCCGCTGCGCGACCGTGCCGAGGATGTGCCGCTGATTGCCGAGCACTTCCTGGAAGAGATCTCGCGGCGCGAAGGGCAGCCCAAGCGCTGGTCACCCCAGGCGCTGGCTCGGATGCAGGGCTACCGCTGGCCCGGCAACGTGCGCGAGCTGCGCAACATCGTGCAGCGCGCCTATGTGATGGCGCCGGAGTCGGTCATTGTGGATGACTGTCTGCCCACGGCCGAGGCGCCGCTGCCGGTGATGTCGGGCGCGCCCGTGCTGCAGATCCGCGTGGGCACGCCGCTGGCAGAGGTGGAGCGGCAGGTGACGCTCAGCACGCTGGAATACCTCGGCCGGCACAAGGAGCGCACCGCGGCCACGCTCGGCGTGAGCCTGAAGACGCTCTACAACCGCCTGAAAGAGTACGCGACCGTGCCCCTGAAGGACAGCGAGACGGACGACCAGGACCACTCGGCCACCACGTCGCCCTGA
- a CDS encoding transglutaminase family protein — MVSIVFDITHTTTYRYARPVKLGEHRVMFRPRDSHDLRVLATDLEVSPPAQDIRMIMDVYSNSVAIVKPADEAQELRFVCTFTVEHTGSRALDLPVDPHARLYPFTYSGEDQIALAPYLPAFYPAEQARLKTWAQGFLDEGGGQTDSREVLVRMNKAIRENMSYQVRHEEGVQSPGETLDKGSGTCRDFATLMIEAARALGYAARFVSGYVYGAELEQADSAGATHAWLQVYLPGAGWIPFDPTNDLIGGHELIRVGVARHASLASPLSGTWTGAPADYLGMTVDVQVRKRSG; from the coding sequence ATGGTGAGCATCGTCTTCGACATCACGCACACCACCACGTACCGCTATGCCAGGCCGGTGAAGCTCGGTGAGCACCGCGTGATGTTCCGGCCACGTGACAGCCACGATCTGCGGGTGCTGGCCACCGACCTGGAGGTGAGCCCGCCGGCCCAGGACATCCGCATGATCATGGATGTCTATTCGAACTCGGTGGCCATCGTGAAGCCGGCCGACGAGGCGCAGGAGCTGCGCTTCGTGTGCACCTTCACGGTCGAGCACACGGGCTCACGCGCGCTCGATCTGCCGGTCGACCCGCACGCGCGCCTCTATCCGTTCACTTACAGCGGAGAAGACCAGATCGCGCTGGCGCCCTATCTGCCCGCCTTCTACCCCGCTGAACAGGCGCGCCTGAAGACCTGGGCCCAGGGCTTTCTGGACGAAGGGGGCGGCCAGACCGACAGCCGCGAGGTGCTCGTGCGGATGAACAAGGCCATCCGCGAAAACATGAGCTACCAGGTGCGGCATGAGGAGGGCGTGCAGAGCCCGGGCGAGACGCTGGACAAGGGCAGCGGCACGTGCCGGGACTTCGCGACGCTGATGATCGAGGCCGCGCGCGCCCTGGGCTATGCCGCCCGGTTCGTGAGCGGCTATGTGTATGGCGCCGAACTCGAGCAGGCCGATTCGGCAGGCGCCACCCACGCGTGGCTCCAGGTCTACCTGCCGGGCGCAGGCTGGATTCCGTTCGACCCCACCAACGACCTCATCGGCGGACACGAACTCATCCGGGTCGGGGTGGCACGCCATGCCAGCCTCGCCTCGCCGCTGAGCGGCACCTGGACCGGGGCCCCTGCCGACTACCTCGGCATGACGGTCGACGTGCAGGTGCGCAAACGCAGCGGCTGA
- a CDS encoding response regulator, protein MPCSEDVMRVLYVEDHPVNVEVMRALFALRPQLTLDVAVDGSSGLRAALRTPPDLLLLDLRLPDCHGTDLLARLRTHPSLAAVPAIAVTAEDDPDLSASTFADTWSKPLDIRGVLARLDQLYTRHALSQTRQPAAMAA, encoded by the coding sequence ATGCCATGCAGCGAGGACGTCATGCGGGTTCTGTATGTGGAAGACCACCCGGTCAATGTCGAAGTGATGCGCGCCCTGTTTGCCCTGAGGCCGCAGTTGACCCTGGACGTTGCCGTCGATGGCAGTTCGGGTCTGCGCGCCGCCTTGCGGACGCCCCCCGACCTGCTGCTGCTCGACCTGCGCCTGCCCGACTGCCACGGCACCGATCTGCTGGCCCGCCTGCGGACGCATCCCTCGCTGGCAGCCGTGCCGGCCATTGCGGTGACGGCCGAAGATGACCCCGACCTCAGCGCGTCGACCTTCGCCGACACGTGGTCCAAGCCGCTCGACATCCGGGGCGTGCTGGCCCGGCTGGACCAGCTCTACACCCGTCATGCGTTGAGCCAGACCCGTCAGCCCGCCGCCATGGCAGCATGA